Proteins from a genomic interval of Equus quagga isolate Etosha38 chromosome 11, UCLA_HA_Equagga_1.0, whole genome shotgun sequence:
- the SOCS3 gene encoding suppressor of cytokine signaling 3 — translation MVTHSKFPAAGMSRPLDTSLRLKTFSSKSEYQLVVNAVRKLQESGFYWSAVTGGEANLLLSAEPAGTFLIRDSSDQRHFFTLSVKTQSGTKNLRIQCEGGSFSLQSDPRSTQPVPRFDCVLKLVHHYMPPPGAPSLPSPPTEPSSSPSSEVPDQPPAQPLPGSPPRRAYYIYSGGEKIPLVLSRPLSSNVATLQHLCRKTVNGHLDSYEKVTQLPGPIREFLDQYDAPL, via the coding sequence ATGGTCACCCACAGCAAGTTTCCCGCCGCCGGGATGAGCCGCCCCCTGGACACCAGCCTGCGCCTCAAGACCTTCAGCTCCAAGAGCGAGTACCAGCTGGTGGTGAACGCAGTGCGCAAGCTGCAAGAGAGCGGCTTCTACTGGAGCGCCGTGACCGGCGGCGAGGCGAACCTGCTGCTCAGCGCTGAGCCGGCCGGCACCTTCCTCATCCGCGACAGCTCGGACCAGCGCCACTTCTTCACGCTCAGCGTCAAGACCCAGTCGGGGACCAAGAACCTGCGCATCCAGTGCGAAGGGGGCAGTTTCTCGCTGCAGAGCGACCCCCGGAGCACGCAACCGGTGCCCCGCTTCGACTGCGTGCTCAAGCTGGTGCATCACTACATGCCGCCCCCCggcgccccctccctcccctcgccACCGACTGAACCCTCCTCCTCGCCCTCCTCCGAGGTGCCAGATCAGCCGCCGGCCCAGCCGCTCCCGGGGAGCCCCCCCAGGAGAGCCTATTACATCTATTCGGGGGGCGAGAAGATCCCTCTGGTCTTGAGCCGGCCCCTCTCCTCCAACGTGGCCACTCTCCAACATCTCTGTCGGAAGACCGTCAACGGCCACCTGGACTCCTATGAGAAAGTCACCCAGCTGCCTGGGCCCATTCGGGAGTTCCTGGACCAGTACGATGCCCCGCTTTAA